The sequence tttatcCAAATTTAGTTGATTTTATTGCTACAAttcaaaatagaattttttttaatttttggttttaatttagaaaattttataaatttcatttgaaacttattaatattttttattcaagtAACATAGTTTGAATATTAAAATGAGcacaatattaaaaattaatggaTATatatgaaccaaaaaaaaatatttgaagtatTAAACTAATagtacaaaaataattaaaccaattaatgaaatttagttgaagtattttgtataattttccCTTAAAATAATctttatgtaaattatttacCACAAAATAAttgactaagtttttttttgtctctaagaacaaaaaagaacacaaaaccttttttttagcaacaacataacacaatatctaaagatacaaatacatgaagATCACtaagaaaatcaaaatatgactcttaatttattacttttaaacataattttcttaAGCATATTATATATGTACCTATTTAATTTGATCAACcaaatccgcgcgtagcgcggtaaaGTAACCTAGTTCTTGTAATGTTATTTATTTGCTTAACTTGgtttaaatgatataaattcATCCATTCAAGACAGTACTATACAAACAAAACGTATGAATTAATGTTGAACCATGACTTTTTTACTGTTCTTTGCCTACCATTATCAACTTAGTAGTTAGATATTAACTTTCATCTATACTAGAGTTTATACTTTTATATgatctaattaatattaataataaatttatcatgCAAATACAATAATGTTAGAATTTTACCTTGCCAATAATAAATcgaatcaaatattaaaaatcctaacactattgtatttgcataataaatattattattattaattatattatacatgtatcaatatttatataagtATTGTGTTTGTCAATCATGTTTTTGAATTGTAAATTATAAATTGTAAGTCAACCTAACCCCTAAATACTAAATCTTAAGAAAAATCACTAAACTTTAAACCCAAATGTTAAAGTATTCTTGAttgaatgtattttgaaaattgggaaccattttatggtatttcaaacaatttttttataaaattatagaaaagttaataatattagttaatatgttttgttttaaactCTTTTAGAAATGCGATTTTGTGAATTTTGATGTACTAATTCTGTCATAAAACTTGTTTTACTGCTATTTGAGaatatttctaatttaattttacCCAAAATTTTAGTTTACCGTTAGACATTCATTTAGCAGCATAAGCTATAATTTTTCGATCCAACCATTTTTATATAGACCATGAATTGGGATAACAAAGAGTCCAGTCTACTGTCTACAATAGACACTCTTAAAGATATGGTCTCGGTTTTTATGGTACTATAAACTCAGTCTACACTCGTCAAACATTTTTATTGTTAGTATTCcattaaaagaatatatataattcatcaTATTTATGCCTTATGATATTTTGATATTCATGAACTatctataaaatatttgaaactttTTGTCCAAAGATTTATGGTACTATGAACTCAGTCTAAACTTTTTGTCCAAATATCTGACGCACTTGGACCAGTTCTGCTTGGTTtaggttttcctttttttttttaattccggTTTCTGTTGATTATCCcactttgatttttctttttttgatgaatcacccggtttgtttttttttttttatgaaagtaCAGTATTGcatttatataaaacattacATAATGAGTTTGGAGATTAAAGCAGTTGTAGATGGATATAACCAAGTTATTACATAAAGCCATTTGGTTTAGTCTTGTTGCTTTTGTCAAGCAATCTGCTTCAGTGTTTACTCCTCTTCTGATCTTTTGAAACTTATAGTAAGAACTTGATTTCACCATATGACATATAATTTGCAGCACAAGCTGCAACTTCGTTACCCATTCATTTTTTGTGAAGTCTATGGATTATGGATGCCATAGAGATTGGAGTATAATGATTTTGAGTCGTCTCTGTTTCAATGGAACTAAGAAACGGGGTCTAAACTCGCTAAACCTTTTGTTATTGGTCTAAAATAAAAAGTGAATAGAATCCATCCACCCAtcctatacattttttttttgttagatggTAAATATCATTCAAGAACTAAGGTTTGGTTATAACATTAGCTAGCTGAACCCAAATCTACTTGACAGCACATAGGAACCgcaaaaagttttaaaaaaaccCTTAAGAAACACACGCGTTAGAACCAGAACAACCATAGCGGTGTTCATGGAGCTAACAAAAATATAGAGCAACCGACAACATATAAACTCTCAACTTAAATATGCTACTAGTATCATGACGGAACCACGAAGAACATGAGCAAAGCTAAGAGAGGAACGCCTGAGCACTCACCCGAGGGTGGCTCCTATTGGCTTCAACGGAGGCGGCTGGCAACGGCTCCAGGACACTATAGGAGGAGGACGCCGAGCAGAACCAGACACGAAGCTTTCTCGGCAGCAAAGCCCCAATGTGAACCCGATAATACTCCACCTGACATGAAGAACAGACCTGTCAAGCGCAGGCGGTAAATTTGGTTCTCCAACCGGTCACGCGATGTTGAGATCTCTCCTCAAAAAACATGAGGAGAGAAGTGAAGCACCATAGGAGAAGAACATATCTCTCCTGAGGTTGTGctggttcggtttcggttttggGTTCGGTTTAGTTCAGTACGATTTTGAAAAGTAATTTGGTTTTCGGTTCTATTTGgatttcgattttcaaaaaaaataaaaaatttataacccgaaaatatccaaaataaccgaaaatagctgatttttttttgaaaaattagacCGGAattaaccgaaaaccgacggttcGATTTTTGGAAAACCAAAGTCGCAGGCCTAGTTTCAGTCATTATGAGTTTTACATACTACTTTTGGCTACAAGGATTATGCTTCACTCCAGTGATCTCTGTGATTTATGTTGCTTTGTACATCTAATCGTATCCAGAATTAACTTTTCTAAACCTAAATATATATCAAGAGaaataaatcacaaaatattGCACCACAATAAATGATGGGGAGTATTAAGATAAATGATGTCAAGCTAATCCAAAAACATAGGTTCTCACTTCTCAGACAGTATTACAAACTGAAAACTCAAAACATGtctgaagaaaacaaaagatttcAGGCAAAGAACAAGAAGCTTTCTAAGCAGCACCCTTTCCCTTCTTCTTCTGGATCTTCTTCTGGTAGAATTCCAACTCTTTGCCTTCAAGAATGTATCTGCACAACAACATTTACAAGATTAGAGACCATAACCAAATTTCAAGTTAAAGAGAttttaaacaaagaaaaaatcgATAAATGAAATACCCATCAGCTCTTCCGCACTGGCCAGGCCTTGATGAGATGCATGCCAGCAAACGACCACTTGCAAACTGGTCCTCGATGTGGGAATCAAGGCTACGACCTTCTTGACGGCTCTCAATCTTTCTCTGGACGTGGTTGCTCTTCTTCACCTCCTCaggagcagcagcagcagctggAGCAGCCTCTTCACCATCCTACAATATTTAAAAGTCTCATCAGCTTCATTCGAACTGCCACAACATAACAAGGcccaaataaaatatataaatgaaaagaatGTTCTCACCTCTCCTTCCTTCTTGGCAGCAGAAGGAACAGTCTTCTTCTTGCGACCAACCTCAACACCATAGTGCTGGAGATACCACTGCTTGAAAGGAGCAGCATCCACCTGAACAATGGCGCTCTTCACTAGTGTCTTGGTACGGACCAACTCGTTGTTGGAGGCATTGTAGACGACATCAAGAACTCTGGTCTTGCGGGTAACAGCCTCACTTCCCCAGGAGTAGTTACCAGTGTCGAGCCTCAACGCACGCCACTTGACGTTACCTCCACGAACACGGATTCTTCTGACCGTCTTGTTGCTGGACAACTTAGTGTTGGCTGGCTGCCTTCCCATCTCATACCTTCATTAACACAATCAATCAATTATTAAAAATCAGAAATGaacaaattaaacaaaacagACAAAGATTAATGCTTTCCACTAATATTTTGCTAAAGACAAAAACTTGACATGAAAATAATAATCTATTAACGCAAAACATTCAGATTAACAGATAACAGCATCATCTAAGTTCAAAATGTTCCAGCTAGCTACTTCAACGTTCAACAGTATCTCAAAACGTTTTTAAACAGAGCAGAAACATTTCGATctgaatataattaaaaaataaacttaCTTTCGCTTCTTCCTCCATCCCTTCTGCTTGCCTCCAGTGGCACGCCTCTTGTGGATTGAGTCACGAGATATACCTATCAAAAACCATGTTCCATATATCAGATTCTAGCACAAAGAGACCAAACACATAaaagggaagagagagagagagatagagaagtGAATGTTCGTACCCATGGTTGCCTTTCTCTGTTAAAATTGCGCCGGAGATGTGAGATTTTTGGACACAAGTAAGCTTTATAAAGTGGGATGTCTGAAAAAACCCTAGTAGtcgatttctcttttttaaaaGGCCTCTCGCATTCGGCCCATCTAACTATTCCGGCCCGTTataatgaa comes from Brassica rapa cultivar Chiifu-401-42 chromosome A02, CAAS_Brap_v3.01, whole genome shotgun sequence and encodes:
- the LOC103851341 gene encoding 40S ribosomal protein S8-1; this encodes MGISRDSIHKRRATGGKQKGWRKKRKYEMGRQPANTKLSSNKTVRRIRVRGGNVKWRALRLDTGNYSWGSEAVTRKTRVLDVVYNASNNELVRTKTLVKSAIVQVDAAPFKQWYLQHYGVEVGRKKKTVPSAAKKEGEDGEEAAPAAAAAPEEVKKSNHVQRKIESRQEGRSLDSHIEDQFASGRLLACISSRPGQCGRADGYILEGKELEFYQKKIQKKKGKGAA